From Juglans regia cultivar Chandler chromosome 6, Walnut 2.0, whole genome shotgun sequence, the proteins below share one genomic window:
- the LOC118348657 gene encoding protein FAR-RED IMPAIRED RESPONSE 1-like: MEKGEEHSSPLIPSSSNPLTAPNLSNYMHGWHGLVAAWSPAFMPYPNGDQYPSNIQYGMRPPISLITTSSVTSLRVCTEDTPDCRETEALCTSSKVNEESKEDSHARTPECVQKDGGDEIEVPKSGMEFNSFEELLSYYKEYGKKCGFGVMTKRSKKADDGTIRYVTLACACGGKARNKSLNLAKPRLTGKTECKAKINALKVERNVRLTTVHNIHNHGLSPQKSRFFRCNREVSETVKRVLDTNDLAGIRMNKNFGSLVVGAGGFDNLPFFRKRLS; the protein is encoded by the exons ATggaaaaaggagaagaacaCTCATCTCCTCTTAtaccatctagctcaaatcctTTAACTGCTCCAAACCTTTCAAATTACATGCACGGTTGGCATGGACTAGTGGCTGCATGGTCACCGGCTTTTATGCCATACCCAAATGGCGACCAATATCCAAGCAACATTCAG TATGGGATGAGACCTCCGATTTCTCTCATCACTACAAGCTCCGTAACAAGCTTAAGAGTTTGTACAGAGGATACACCCGATTGTAGGGAAACTGAAGCGCTATGTACTTCCTCTAAAGTCAATGAGGAAAGTAAAGAGGATAGTCATGCCAGGACACCTGAGTGTGTCCAAAAAGATGGTGGTGATGAAATTGAGGTTCCAAAGTCGGGGATggaatttaattcttttgaagaattattgagttattataaggaatatggCAAAAAATGtgggtttggggtgatgacaaaaAGGAGTAAGAAGGCGGACGATGGGACTATTAGATATGTCACCCTTGCTTGTGCCTGCGGTGGGAAGGCCCGGAATAAATCGTTGAATCTCGCCAAACCACGTCTGACAGGAAAGAcagaatgtaaggcaaagattaatgccttaaaagttgagAGAAATGTGCGGTTGACAACAGTTCATAATATCCATAATCACGGCCTTAGTCCACAGAAATCTCGCTTCTTTCGTTGTAATAGAGAAGTTAGCGAGACTGTAAAAAGAGTTCTAGATACAAATGACTTGGCTGGCATCCGAATGAATAAGAACTTTGGCAGTCTTGTTGTTGGCGCGGGAGGATTCGATAACCTcccattttttagaaaaagattgTCGTAA
- the LOC118348658 gene encoding protein FAR1-RELATED SEQUENCE 5-like: protein MDLDYDGRLKNVFWADPRSRAAYQFFGDVVTFDTTYLTNRYDMPFAPFVGVSHHDQSILLGAWLIFSEDTETFVWLFQTWLHCMDGIALKAIITDQDRAMKNTISIVFPESRHRFCLWHILKKVPEKLGSHGSYKSGLKSALMKCVYDTQSVEEFEKCWDELITTYNLHENAWLQSLFAEREHWTNLKEFVDQFDNEQKKKIENENSTDFHSFNVTIPCISRSPIEKRFQDLYTNAKFREVQQQLTGIIDLDPVLLKRDGVVKTYLVEDEVCVEEFTKLVTYSVDFSEEDAAAKCSYGLFQMKGILCMHILTVFKCNGIKSLPDRYILDRWRKDIKMRYTLIHSSYDAGDQWADANRYSSLLNICYKMITHAAGSKEHTEDAIAMLYAMIDLYSVDNQEPPSITLTDSNVGCTTKDTPTAGSSKQVFSPHVVRGKGRPPYLRRASRMEKDMQKVKAKTKKAPVKRKTRWTRYTSYGYLQEFIWPFRDRYVYSRWHAGSDNLQ, encoded by the exons ATGGATTTAGATTATGACGGGAGATTAAAGAATGTCTTTTGGGcagacccccgtagtagggcaGCATATCAGTTTTTTGGTGATGTGGTtacattcgacaccacatatTTGACGAATAGATATGATatgccctttgcaccatttgttggtgtaagcCACCACGACCAGTCAATTTTGTTGGGAGCATGGTTGATTTTTAGTGAGGATACGGAGACCTTTGTATGGTTATTCCAAACTTGGTTGCAttgtatggatggtatagctCTGAAAGCTATTATCACAGATCAGGacagagcaatgaaaaatacaatttcTATTGTCTTTCCGGAAAGCCGACATAGATTTTGTTTATGGCATATACTGAAAAAAGTCCCCGAGAAGCTTGGCTCTCATGGTTCCTACAAAAGTGGGCTGAAAAGtgcattgatgaaatgtgtCTATGACACTCAATctgttgaagagtttgagaaatgttgggatgAGTTAATCACCACGTACAACTTGCATGAAAATGCATGGCTGCAAAGTCTATTCGCTGAGCGTGAGCATTGG ACAAACCTGAAAGAGTTTGTGGACCAGTTTGACAAcgagcaaaaaaagaaaattgagaatgaaaatagcACGGACTTTCACTCATTCAATGTCACAATTCcctgcatatctagatctccaattgaaAAGAGATTTCAAGATTTGTACACGAATGCAAAATTCAGGGAAGTTCAACAGCAACTTACCGGCATCATCGATTTGGATCCAGTTTTACTTAAGAGGGATGGTGTAGTAAAAACCTATCTGGTAGAGGATGAAGTTTGTGTGGAAGAGTTCACTAAGTTGGTTACATATTCTGTGGACTTTAGTGAGGAAGATGCAGCTGCAAAGTGTTCTTATGGGTTATTTCAGATGAAGGGGATATTGTGTATGCACATTTTGACTGTATTTAAGTGTAACGGGATCAAATCATTACCAGATAGGtacattttagatcgatggCGGAAGGACATCAAAATGAGATACACGTTAATTCACAGCAGCTATGACGCAGGGGATCAGTGGGCAGATGCTAACAGATATTCAAGTCTACTGAATATTTGCTATAAGATGATTACTCATGCAGCGGGTTCGAAAGAGCATACTGAGGATGCAATTGCAATgttatatgcaatgattgaCTTATATTCTGTGGACAACCAAGAACCCCCATCGATCACCCTAACGGATTCCAATGTTGGTTGTACGACGAAAGACACACCTACAGCTGGTAGTTCAAAGCAAGTATTCAGTCCACATGTTGTGAGAGGAAAAGGCAGACCCCCATATTTGAGGAGAGCATCTAGGATGGAGAAAGACATGCAGAAAGTTAAAGCGAAGACAAAGAAAGCACCAGTAAAGAGGAAAA CGAGATGGACGAGATATACCAGTTATGGATACttgcaggaatttatttggccATTCAGAGATAGATATGTCTACAGCAGGTGGCATGCAG GTTCTgataatttacaataa